Proteins found in one Campylobacter lari genomic segment:
- a CDS encoding flagellar FLiS export co-chaperone, producing MRDELEILQKHLGQVGSSIDGANLKHQTQKFGEDITDANDFVGALQILDSSLKKISKLLEDKNYEDVQDKVLIASESLKIIDNCSFLGNALFDNNYNVNVGSKAFAFEICNPLKILETSDYEGMKAYIIDKREEIASMLSELAVAIATYSPSQSFGGSSHDFTNDFDFTKLFR from the coding sequence ATGAGAGATGAATTAGAAATCTTACAAAAACATTTAGGACAAGTAGGTTCAAGTATAGATGGTGCAAATTTAAAACATCAAACACAAAAATTTGGTGAAGATATTACCGATGCAAATGATTTTGTCGGTGCTTTGCAAATTTTAGATTCTTCGTTGAAAAAAATTTCAAAACTTTTAGAAGATAAAAACTATGAAGATGTGCAAGATAAAGTATTAATTGCAAGTGAAAGCTTGAAAATAATAGATAATTGCTCATTTTTAGGCAATGCTTTGTTTGATAATAATTATAATGTAAATGTAGGTTCAAAGGCTTTTGCTTTTGAAATTTGCAACCCTTTAAAAATTTTAGAAACTAGTGATTATGAGGGTATGAAAGCTTATATAATAGATAAAAGAGAAGAAATAGCTTCTATGCTTAGTGAGCTTGCGGTGGCTATTGCTACTTATAGTCCGAGTCAAAGTTTTGGCGGATCAAGCCACGATTTTACAAATGATTTTGATTTTACTAAGCTTTTTAGATAA
- a CDS encoding superoxide dismutase (Cu/Zn), producing the protein MKKIILGSLLASSFLIGANLENFDPKAQKDHLIIKMEILDKNTNKNAGEVVAVQTPYGVAFYPNLQGLESGIHGFHVHANADCGATDKGLGMKAGGHWDPEKTDAHSSPWDDKGHRGDLPPLYVEKDGKATNPVLAPKIKTLDELKNHSLMIHFGGDNHSDHPAALGGGGARMACGVIQ; encoded by the coding sequence ATGAAAAAAATTATACTAGGTTCTTTATTAGCATCAAGTTTTTTAATTGGAGCAAATTTAGAAAATTTTGATCCAAAAGCACAAAAAGATCATTTAATTATCAAAATGGAAATTCTTGATAAAAATACCAACAAAAATGCAGGTGAAGTAGTAGCGGTACAAACTCCTTATGGAGTAGCATTTTACCCAAATCTTCAAGGTTTAGAAAGTGGAATTCATGGTTTTCATGTTCATGCAAACGCTGATTGTGGAGCAACTGATAAAGGTTTAGGTATGAAAGCGGGTGGACACTGGGATCCTGAAAAAACCGATGCACATTCAAGTCCATGGGATGATAAAGGCCACAGAGGTGATTTACCGCCACTTTATGTAGAAAAAGATGGCAAAGCAACTAATCCTGTATTAGCACCAAAAATCAAAACTCTTGATGAACTTAAAAATCATTCTTTAATGATACATTTTGGAGGAGATAACCATAGTGATCACCCGGCTGCGCTTGGTGGCGGTGGTGCTAGAATGGCTTGTGGAGTTATTCAGTAA